One part of the Melospiza melodia melodia isolate bMelMel2 chromosome 3, bMelMel2.pri, whole genome shotgun sequence genome encodes these proteins:
- the CEBPZ gene encoding CCAAT/enhancer-binding protein zeta: MAAALWDFGLGERRKAGGDSGEEDDDGDEEAGDGDAGEFTLEEVLRLGGTKQDYLMLCAVDEESEMVDGGKKDTIDDLKEGELEAFVSSLGLNKYANSCLVVEGDEDDDDGGSKEKEKPPKKEKSKKETNRPSLEGKKEKKGKEKASSVKDSKKKQAGGDQGQQPSAKKERLEEDFEFHARQAILIKPGGKWYDMEYTNEFSPEPQNQTLLSKYKALAQKLYEHETDLFKNKTEYQKGASAAWIKTVVSSGTLADRMAAMTLLIQDSAVHSLQFVENLINLIKKKGSRQQSLMALDTFKELLITDILPDNRKLRSFSQRPLNSIVQMSSGNKDSRDRRLILWYFEHHLKLQIAEFVQALETLSHDCLTATKSRALAVSHELLCNKPEQEKALLVLLVNKLGDPQNKIATKASYLLETLLHKHPNMKGVVCSEVERLLYRSNINVKTQYYAICFLNQIVLSHEESALANKLITLYFCFFRNCIKKKDVESKMLSALLCGVNRAYPYAETGDEKVKEQMNTLFKVLHLVNFSTGVQALMLLFQVMDSQQTVSDRYYAALYKKLLDPALATCSKPSMFLNLVYKSLKADVVLRRVKAFVKRLLQVTCGQMPPFICGTLYLLSELLKVKPELRAQLQDHMGSDDEECFKDQEEAEEDEEKFVDADKEGGDEKKSTMENSAKTNNSNSSASWVHHLNMGGRKGEASYDPLHRSPLFCGAESTSLWELKKLSEHFHPSVALFAKTILEGNHIQYSGDPLQDFTLMRFLDRFVYRNPKLSKGKENTSSVVMQPKKKQFMKDMQNLAVNSKEFRAKDESKIPVDEVFFHRFYSKFDKKREKQKRLDDEESVEDVDDDEFERALDSFEAADNAVVDQDDLDFAGNIKKNPKGRKKGEGSGADWEDSDDEDDFSDLDDEEVSLGSMDEDFEEDMDEEGGVFMDVSEDDDDLDSNNDKQLKSVSKKGKKKKDMNFAGSLEGSRRGKKRKLQDAGILASAEEFGYLLDENAGSKFDNIGMNAMANRDNANVKQIQWEIERDKWLHNRDVKSIIKRKKQFRHRGLKNKFKGKKSRR; this comes from the exons ATGGCGGCCGCGCTCTGGGACTTCGGCCTGGGGGAGCGGAGGAAGGCGGGCGGCGACAGCGGCGAGGAGGACGACGATGGTGACGAAGAAGCAGGAGACGGGGATGCGGGAGAGTTCACGCTGGAAGAGGTGTTGCGCCTCGGCGGCACCAAG CAAGATTACCTCATGCTGTGTGCTGTGGATGAGGAGAGCGAGATGGTGGACGGCGGCAAGAAGGACACGATCGATGACCTGAAGGAAGGGGAGCTGGAGGCGTTCGTCAGCTCCCTGGGGCTCAACAAGTATGCAAACAGTTGCCTGGTGGTGGAgggggatgaggatgatgatgatggcggcagcaaggagaaagagaagcctccaaagaaagagaaaagcaaaaaggaaacaaatcGTCCTTCActagaagggaaaaaagaaaaaaaaggaaaggaaaaggcaaGCAGTgtgaaagacagcaagaaaaagcAGGCTGGTGGTGATCAGGGCCAGCAGCCTTCTGCAAAGAAAGAAAGGCTGGAAGAAGATTTTGAATTTCATGCTAGGCAAGCAATCCTGATCAAACCAGGAGGTAAGTGGTATGATATGGAATACACCAACGAGTTCtctccagaaccacagaatcagacACTTTTGTCCAAGTACAAGGCCCTGGCCCAGAAGCTGTATGAACACGAGACAGACCTGTTTAAGAATAAGACAGAGTATCAGAAGGGGGCCTCTGCTGCATGGATTAAAACTGTTGTGTCCTCGGGTACCTTGGCTGACAGGATGGCAGCAATGACCCTTCTCATCCAGGACAGTGCTGTCCACAGTCTCCAATTCGTTGAGAACTTGATAAACCTCATAAAGAAAAAGGGCAGCAGGCAGCAGAGCCTTATGGCTTTGGATACTTTCAAGGAGCTTCTCATTACAGATATCTTACCAGACAATCGGAAACTGCGGTCGTTCTCCCAGCGACCACTTAACAGCATAGTGCAGATGTCGAGTGGCAACAAGGACTCAAGAGACAGGAGGTTGATCCTCTGGTACTTTGAGCATCACCTGAAGCTGCAGATAGCAGAGTTCGTGCAGGCCTTGGAAACACTGAGCCACGATTGCCTGACAGCCACGAAATCCCGGGCGCTGGCAGTGTCCCACGAGCTGCTCTGTAACAAGCCCGAGCAGGAGAAAGCTCTGCTGGTTCTGCTGGTGAACAAACTGGGTGACCCTCAGAACAAGATCGCCACCAAAGCCTCCTATCTCTTGGAGACGTTGCTTCACAAGCATCCAAACATGAAGGGAGTGGTGTGCAGTGAGGTGGAGAGGCTGCTGTACCGCTCAAACATCAACGTGAAAACTCAGTATTATGCCATCTGCTTTCTGAATCAGATAGTCCTCAGTCATGAGGAAAGTGCACTGGCTAACAAGCTGATAACTCTGTACTTCTGCTTTTTCCGGAACTGCATAAAGAAAAAGGACGTTGAATCCAAAATGCTCAGTGCTCTTCTTTGTGGGGTAAACAGAGCTTACCCTTACGCTGAGACTGGTGATGAGAAAGTGAAAGAGCAAATGAACACCTTGTTCAAAGTTCTGCATCTTGTGAACTTCAGTACCGGTGTCCAGGCCCTGATGCTGCTGTTCCAAGTGATGGACTCTCAGCAGACTGTGTCGGACAGGTACTATGCAGCGCTGTACAA GAAGCTTCTGGATCCTGCTTTAGCAACGTGCTCCAAGCCATCCATGTTTCTAAATCTTGTCTACAAGTCTCTGAAGGCAGATGTCGTTTTGCGGCGTGTGAAGGCCTTTGTGAAGAGGCTGCTCCAAGTCACTTGTGGACAAATGCCTCCCTTCATTTGTGGAACCCTGTACCTTCTGTCTGAGCTTCTGAAAGTAAAACCAGAGTTAAGGGCCCAGTTACAGGATCACATG gGGTCAGATGATGAGGAGTGCTTTAAGGATCAAGAAGAGGCTGAAGAGGATGAGGAAAAATTTGTGGATGCTGACAAAGAAGGAGGAGATGAAAAGAAAAGCACAATGGAAAATTCTGCTAAAACAAACAATTCAAATTCATCAGCCTCGTGGGTTCATCATCTGAATATGGGAG GCAGGAAGGGTGAAGCTTCCTATGATCCTCTGCACAGAAGTCCTTTGTTCTGTGGTGCTGAAAGTACAAGCCTTTGGGAACTGAAGAAG CTTTCTGAACATTTTCATCCGTCTGTGGCCCTGTTTGCAAAAACGATTCTAGAA GGAAATCACATTCAGTACTCCGGTGACCCTTTGCAGGATTTCACCTTAATGAGGTTCTTGGATCGCTTTGTGTACAGAAATCCCAAGCTCAGCAAAGGCAAAG AAAACACCAGCAGTGTGGTAATGCAGCCAAAGAAGAAGCAGTTTATGAAGGATATGCAGAATCTTGCAG TCAACAGTAAGGAATTCCGGGCCAAAGATGAAAGCAAAATCCCAGTGGATGAAGTCTTCTTTCACAG ATTTTATTCAAAGTTTGATAAGAAGAGAGAGAAACAAAAGCGTCTGGATGATGAAGAAAGTGTGGAAGATGTGGATGATGATGAATTTGAAAGAGCATTGG ATTCTTTTGAAGCTGCTGATAATGCCGTTGTTGACCAGGATGACCTTGATTTTGCTGG taacataaaaaaaaatcccaagggcCGCAAGAAAGGTGAGGGATCTGGTGCTGACTGGGAGGATTCTGATGATGAAGATGACTTCAGTGATCTGGACGATGAGGAAGTCTCCTTAGGAAGTATGGATGAAGACTTTGAAGAGGATATGGATGAAGAAGGAGGTGTATTTATGGATGTGTCTGAAGATGATGATGACCTAG ACTCAAACAATGACAAGCAACTGAAATCCGTCAGTAAAAAGGGcaagaaaaagaaagatatgAATTTTGCAGGATCACTGGAAG GATCCAGGCGAGGAAAGAAGAGAAAACTCCAAGATGCTGGTATACTGGCATCTGCAGAAGAG TTTGGCTATCTGCTGGATGAAAATGCTGGCTCTAAGTTCGACAATATCGGAATGAACGCCATGGCCAACAGAGATAACGCGA ATGTCAAACAGATCCAGTGGGAAATAGAGCGAGACAAGTGGCTTCACAACAGGGATGTGAAAAGCATCATCAAAAGGAAGAAACAGTTCAGGCACAGAGGGCTGAAAAACAAGTTCAAAGGCAAGAAATCAAGACGATGA